Below is a window of Excalfactoria chinensis isolate bCotChi1 chromosome 9, bCotChi1.hap2, whole genome shotgun sequence DNA.
TGGCCCCACATTTCTCCCATAGATACCTAAGTGCAGACTTACAACATGCACTAAAGCCAGAGCTGAATACAGCCTGAGCAGCTGGGAAGATGCTGATACCAGGATCCAAGCTTCTGCTTGCACAGCTCCTCCACTTTGTAGCTCCACAGCGTAACCACAGATTGGTTGTGGGGAGGTTTAGTGCAGTGCGAGCAGTACGAGGTGAAGGAATGGGGAAGGCATTGCAGGTTGCTGGCCGTGTGTATGAGGGGGAGGCTGTAATAGTGCCAGGCAGTGTAACACAGaggcctgctgctctgctgtcccaCAAAACACCTTGTCGAGAGCGGCCATTGCTCAAGCAAGAAATTTATAGTGGAGAATGCAGTGTGCTTGATTtatgatatatatgtatagatatttttttatgcttttctcaGATTACCAGAAAATTCCGTCTCAATTCGGATGGGAAGCTAGAACAAACAGTCTCCATGGCGACCACTACGCAGCCCATGACACAGCACCTCCACATCACCTACAAGAAGGTGACACCCTGATGCCAGGAGAGGTGCGGGGTGAGGAGCTGGGCATTGtgccccaggagcagcagtggcTTGGAGATGTGGGGTGGTGCAGACTGGAGTCGGGTACCTGCGCTCAGCCCCGGCCGTGCGGAGCTGCCCATGTTGGTGAGAATGTTAGCGGATGTTCCTGTAAtggtatatataaaaaaataataataataataataaaagcttttatttttacgGCCGTGTCTTTGGGTGTGATTGCTGAGCGGTCTTTGAGGCCTAATGCTCTGCAGGAGGAATCGTGGagtcgttaaggttggaaaagatcggggtttgtttgtctgtaTGTTTCAGGGGTAGAAAGGGCTTCGGGGTCaaccttctgcttcctctgttgTTGTCTGTGTCTTAGAAGCAGCAGGATTAGGAATGGATTTGCATTACAGGGATCAACTGTGAGAGCTCCAGCTTCTGCTTAATGAAACTCGGCTCACTTATTCACACCCCTCTTACTGGGtgacagagctggagcaggaCCAAGAACGAGCAGAGCTGGATGATCTTCACGATCCCTTCCAACCgaagccactctatgattctatgacccgATCCTTGTGGACTTTGAAGGCTGTTGGGTCAGGTCCTGCAGGAATCCCATTTCTCACGTAAGGTGGGGTAGACCCGGGGGCTGGGACCAGACCTTCTCTGGCTTCAGTCCGGAATGCTGCAAGAGTGAACAGGTGAAGACCTGGAGTCACTgagcagcaaaagaaacattaaGCAGTGGGAGCTGGGAGGTGAGAGAAGGGGATCCCGAGAGCTCATGGTGCAGGAGATGTTTTTGGGGTGGGTATGGATGAGATGGGGATTTAGCTTGCTTCTGTCCATCGTAGGTCCCTGAGCCCCCCAGCTCCATCTctgctgtgccagggctggTGGCAGCAGTGCCCTCACAGTGCTGTCTTGCTGGGGGGCCGGAGGCTGGCTCTGTAATGGATCCTCACCAGGTGGTTACCATTTAGAGGCTTTGATCTCCTGCTGCTTGATTTCCTTCCAACCCCTCGATTGAATTTCTCTCGTGTAACCGAGCTCCGCTGATATATTCTGGCCATATATAATGGATGGAGGTTGAgtgaggaaacaaaaacagtgctgaGTATCGGGAGCAGCCATGCGGGTCCTGCGGCCGGACCCCCTCCCTGCCACTGCCCCACAGGTGTGTGCAGTTGGGCACAGGGTGCCTGCACCCGCATCCAGCCCTGACCCGGTGTTGGATTGTGCATCACTTGACCTGGAGGTTGGTGCAGCGGATGTGTCAGGACGGTGGGTGCCAGCTTCCATCCCTCCTCCATCACCGCACCATCTTAAAACCCAGCGAGGCTCTGCCAGCTCAGCTGTATCGGCCGCATCTTTGGCTCCTGCAAGGCGGCCGGTGAGCTGGTGACGGCCAGCACATTTGCTTCACTAATGAGGCTCCTTCTTTTCAAGGGCTTTGAGATAACAACCCGtggtgtgagcagcagcactgggatcCAGTTGCTTGTTTTTTGCCCAGGACGGGGTGCGGGCAGCACAGCGCTCCCGGCTCCATGTTCCTGGGGGGCTGCCGTGCCCCCTATGCCCCCCTGGCTCCGTGCGGGTGAGAAGCACTGCGCGCTGCTGGAGGGACACCCTGGGATGAGCCTGCACCACTGAGccccatctcctgctgcagccctgtgagCAGTGACTGTGGCAGTGAGCCCTGAGGTGAGTGAGCACTGGGATGAGggatggggaaaaggaaaggctgGAGGACGGGGGGGTGGGGGCACAGCCCCACGTGGCTATGGAGAGGGGGGTCTCTGGCATTGTGGGTGTCCCCCAGGATGTCCACCCATGCAGACCCTCTGTGCCCTGGGGCAGCTTCTGTCCCTGCAGTTCGGCCCAAGGCAGACATGGGAACGCTGCTGCTGGCACGTGCCCAAGCGGGTCAGGAAAGAGCCTGCAGTGGGGCCACTGCTGGGCAGGTGGGAAGGTGGCCAGGAAAGGTCTCGCCCAGTCCCCTGTGCCTCAGCTGTGTGCGGGGTCAGGCTGGGTTGCAAAGCCTGGACATGCGGAAATGCAGGGCTACTGCcggggcagggctgtgctgctctgcaaacaCAAGCAGCCctcctgagcacagcagtgccGTGCACCATCGCAGCTCCCCCAGGCCCAGCTCCCCTTCTCTGCGCTCCCCAGGGCAGCCAGTGAAGGTGTCcgctgtgcccaggagcagagcaCCCAGCCGGGGCCATGCTGCAGTGTGGGCTGCGGGGGCTGCAGGTCCTCCCTGCAGGTGGATAGACACCGGGACTGTGGGGCTGTGTCAACAGATGCGCTTGCAGCTTTTCCTGGTTCTCCTCACCTAGCTGTAAGTGCTTGGCCTGGGATAACTGAACACATTTCCCTGTGCTGGTTCTGCTGTCCCACCCAGCGGAGCAGGGATGCAGACTCCTCTCCCATCCCACAACGTGTCCCCGTTCCCCTGTCCCTGCAGGGACCCAGACCCAAGGCAGATGCAGCCCAGTGAGCCACCACTGCCGGAGCTGAAGCTCCGCAGACCCGTGCAGCGGGGCAGGATCCCAGCGCCCTTCATGGACCCGGTATGTCACCGCACCGCTCCGCCATCCCGCGCTCGTGTCCCTGCCCTTCCCCATTGCTCCAGGCAGGCCCGTGGGAACCGTGCTGCTGCACAGGGCATGGCAGCAGAGCCGGCAGCACCCTGGAAAGACCCCCACGGCACCACTGCGGTGGACCCTCTGGACGTGGACGCCTTGGTGCCCACGCACGACGAGCGGGGCCGCGCCATCCCTGAGTGGAAGCGGCAGGTGATGGTGCGGCGGCTGCGGGCACGGCTGGCAGATGAAGTGCCGGCGTGTGATCAGGTAGGGCCAAGGCTGTGGGTGGGACGCAGCTGGGTCCCTCGTGTCACCGCATCCTGATGGCCTTGTGCCGCAGGAGCCAGGCGCATGGCGCTTCTCGCCGTCCCACGAGGCCGTGCTGGGCCCATTTGGTGAGCTGCTGACCGAGGCGGACCTACAGCAGCTGGAGCGGGCGGTGGAGAGCCTGCGGCTGCGGCGGCGAGGAGAGGCCTACCAGGACGAGCTGCAGCGCCTGGCGCAAGAGCTGCGCGCCTTGCTGCCCTCCCCGCTGCTCAGCATCACTGTCCACAGCCCTCCTCCGGCCCCAGGGCAGCCCTTGCCACTCTGGTGCGGCCGCCTGGCTGGCGTGGTGGGCAGCCTGGAAGCGCTGTTGGCCAAAGCCGAGGGGGCTCGCGGCAGCCCCATGCCCACCCCGCCTCCCCCACCGCTCCCTGCAGCCCCGCGGACGCCGTCGGGCAGCGTGGCACAGCGGGAGATCCGGCAGTGCGGGGTGAGCGTCAGCAGCCTGCGCGGGGCCTTCGAGCAGCATGGCGGCGGGGAAAGCAAGCCCGCAGCGGTAGTGGAGGCTGCCAGCGACTCGGGGATCAGCTGTGAAGAAGCGCTGTCAGAGGGCAGCGGTTCACCGGTGCCGGAGTCAGCCAGGCTGCGCAAGGAGCGCATCGTGCTGCTCTTCCTCAGCCATTGGAAGCGCTCGGCAGGAGGCCTCAACTCTTGGGCTGCAGCCTGCCGGGCGCTGCAGGCCAGGAGGGAGAGAGCGGGTGCTCCGGGCGAGgagcaggagggcaggaggggCCGCCTGTCGCGGCAGTGCAGcgccatccagcagctcctgggcagCTGGAGGGACGTGGCCGCCTGCCCCCCGCCACCGCTGCCCcccactgcaggcagccccCGCGCCCCGCTGTCCCCGGAGCAGTTTGTGCGGCGCGCAGATGGGACGGCGGCCGACTACGACAGCCTGACGCTGGAGCTCTTCATGCTGGGCTATTTCCGCATCCTGGAGCGGGAGCTGCCCCCCGAGGAGCGCCGCGGCCGCCACCTGCTCTGCTTCGAGGTGTTCGACCA
It encodes the following:
- the ESPNL gene encoding espin-like protein, producing MQPSEPPLPELKLRRPVQRGRIPAPFMDPVCHRTAPPSRARVPALPHCSRQARGNRAAAQGMAAEPAAPWKDPHGTTAVDPLDVDALVPTHDERGRAIPEWKRQVMVRRLRARLADEVPACDQVGPRLWEPGAWRFSPSHEAVLGPFGELLTEADLQQLERAVESLRLRRRGEAYQDELQRLAQELRALLPSPLLSITVHSPPPAPGQPLPLWCGRLAGVVGSLEALLAKAEGARGSPMPTPPPPPLPAAPRTPSGSVAQREIRQCGVSVSSLRGAFEQHGGGESKPAAVVEAASDSGISCEEALSEGSGSPVPESARLRKERIVLLFLSHWKRSAGGLNSWAAACRALQARRERAGAPGEEQEGRRGRLSRQCSAIQQLLGSWRDVAACPPPPLPPTAGSPRAPLSPEQFVRRADGTAADYDSLTLELFMLGYFRILERELPPEERRGRHLLCFEVFDHLGRFGWDTARAFHRAVTDEIAAGRRGWGDGFEDIKERFFGTAKGSAWRAGGVGGSPPHSPSRHGHSSSQEEICRCIDRSFAFWKEKEAEIFSFEE